One window of Tenacibaculum maritimum NCIMB 2154 genomic DNA carries:
- a CDS encoding acetyl-CoA hydrolase/transferase family protein, which translates to MNLDSLKIVTAEEAVSIVKPNNKVFFQGAAMTPNLLIDNLCERYSELNNVEIIQIHTHGKTKYLEAPYSNAFKLVSCFVGDNVRKGVNTNNGDYVPIFLSEIHWLFRRNIYPLDVAFIQVSPPDKHGYCSLGVSVDITLPAIQTAKKVIAQINPNVPRTHGDGIIHISKIDYAVEVNTPIYTSGLGVPSDIETKIGKHVAELIEDGATLQMGIGNIPNAVLHNLTNHKRLGIHTEMFSDGVLPLIEKGIITGEEKEIKTGKIVTCFAVGSQKLYDFIDDNPLVHFKEAGYTNDTSIIKLNPKVTAINSAIEIDITGQVCADTIGKYQYSGVGGQMDFVRGASLSKGGKAIIAMPSITAKGISKITPFLKEGAGVTTTRAHVHYVATEYGVVNLFGKSLKQRAKALISIAHPNFREELEKETAKRFS; encoded by the coding sequence ATGAACTTAGATTCCTTAAAAATTGTTACTGCCGAAGAGGCTGTTTCAATAGTAAAACCAAATAATAAAGTATTCTTCCAAGGAGCAGCAATGACTCCTAATTTGTTAATAGATAATTTATGTGAAAGATATAGCGAGTTGAATAATGTTGAAATTATTCAAATTCACACACATGGTAAAACCAAATACCTAGAAGCTCCTTATAGCAATGCTTTTAAATTGGTAAGTTGTTTTGTGGGTGATAATGTAAGAAAGGGGGTCAATACTAATAATGGTGATTATGTCCCTATCTTTTTAAGTGAAATTCATTGGCTATTTAGACGTAATATTTATCCTTTAGATGTAGCCTTTATACAAGTTTCTCCACCTGATAAGCATGGATATTGCTCTTTAGGTGTTTCTGTAGATATTACATTACCTGCAATACAAACTGCCAAAAAGGTAATCGCACAAATTAACCCTAATGTTCCTAGGACTCATGGAGATGGTATTATTCATATTAGCAAAATTGATTACGCAGTAGAGGTTAATACTCCCATTTACACATCTGGTTTAGGAGTTCCTTCAGACATTGAAACTAAAATAGGAAAGCATGTTGCTGAATTAATAGAAGATGGCGCTACTTTACAAATGGGTATTGGTAACATTCCTAATGCTGTGCTTCACAATTTAACCAATCATAAACGATTAGGAATTCATACAGAAATGTTTTCTGATGGTGTTTTACCACTCATTGAAAAAGGGATTATTACTGGAGAGGAAAAAGAAATTAAAACAGGTAAGATAGTAACTTGTTTCGCTGTAGGATCTCAAAAACTATATGATTTTATTGATGACAACCCTTTAGTACATTTTAAAGAAGCAGGTTATACCAATGATACTTCTATTATAAAACTAAATCCAAAGGTAACTGCTATAAATAGCGCTATTGAAATTGATATTACAGGTCAAGTTTGTGCTGATACAATTGGTAAATATCAATATTCAGGGGTTGGTGGACAAATGGATTTTGTGCGTGGTGCTTCCTTATCAAAAGGAGGAAAAGCAATTATAGCAATGCCTTCTATTACTGCTAAAGGTATTTCTAAAATTACACCATTTTTAAAAGAAGGTGCTGGTGTAACCACTACTAGAGCTCATGTACATTATGTTGCTACAGAATATGGAGTTGTTAATTTATTTGGTAAAAGTTTAAAACAAAGAGCCAAAGCTTTAATATCTATTGCTCATCCCAATTTTAGAGAAGAACTGGAAAAAGAAACAGCAAAACGCTTTTCTTAA
- the nrfH gene encoding cytochrome c nitrite reductase small subunit gives MNFNREILPNKKSRWRRIAIILIGTLTGLVFFMAKEASLVSYMSDDPLACVNCHVMTPMYNSWMHSSHRERASCNDCHVPHDNVFNKYFFKAKDGLFHASVFTARAEPEVMFMRAASQEVVQDNCIRCHLQQVTQTKYDGWIENHRKNRTARKCWSCHQELPHGTVHGISTIKNNIAPIPTDPLETVVPNWLYQQIKDKN, from the coding sequence TTGAATTTTAATCGCGAAATATTACCTAATAAAAAATCTAGGTGGAGACGAATTGCAATTATTTTAATAGGAACACTTACTGGATTGGTTTTTTTTATGGCAAAAGAAGCTTCTTTGGTTTCTTATATGTCAGATGATCCATTGGCTTGTGTAAACTGCCATGTGATGACGCCTATGTACAATAGTTGGATGCATAGCTCTCATAGAGAGAGAGCTTCTTGTAATGATTGTCATGTTCCGCATGATAATGTATTCAACAAATATTTTTTTAAAGCAAAAGATGGACTATTTCATGCATCCGTATTTACAGCAAGAGCTGAACCAGAAGTGATGTTTATGAGAGCAGCTTCACAAGAAGTAGTACAAGATAATTGTATTAGATGTCATTTGCAGCAGGTTACCCAAACTAAATATGACGGATGGATAGAGAATCATAGAAAAAATAGAACAGCACGAAAGTGTTGGTCTTGTCATCAAGAATTGCCTCATGGAACAGTTCATGGTATTTCAACAATTAAAAATAATATTGCACCTATTCCTACAGATCCATTAGAAACAGTGGTTCCTAATTGGTTATATCAACAAATAAAAGACAAAAACTAA
- a CDS encoding right-handed parallel beta-helix repeat-containing protein, protein MKNLILQPRIVVIAMTSLLVSYACESELDNTLPQRAVSAQLKTTNMHMITNGMDLTAINGVLSQAQSGDVIEIESGTYAITGKLELKDGIILKKKVGAVSAPIFDAMSSSTSQMLEQDWKTGNKNVTIEGITFYNIRFKIENADGISFNDCIFDHGVRKAGTDKKETNDAYIQIVNSKNMKVESCVFKRRMNNSGRGIFVKQSNDTKITKNTFGDTDATAYFVTAINDNSTRTLIEENIINRNASWVNEKETDHGIYAHSFDGLVIKNNTISGWPADGTGGAVKARNGKNLTITENTMNDSGIILNVYDNLPTKYLKNVLIKDNTITLKSGVVLNNTYSGIGYWKNTGDTSFYEESIKIEGNTLTNGFLNISGSHLNTAKFNENGGGIYNNTAAKLSIPQGITESNNTTI, encoded by the coding sequence ATGAAAAATTTAATCTTACAACCAAGAATAGTAGTGATTGCTATGACAAGTTTATTAGTAAGTTATGCTTGCGAATCAGAACTTGATAATACTTTGCCCCAAAGAGCTGTTTCAGCGCAGCTAAAAACTACGAATATGCATATGATAACAAACGGAATGGATCTTACTGCGATTAACGGAGTGCTAAGCCAAGCACAATCGGGAGATGTTATAGAGATAGAAAGCGGAACTTATGCTATTACAGGGAAGCTAGAATTAAAAGATGGAATAATTTTAAAGAAGAAAGTAGGAGCAGTAAGTGCACCTATTTTTGATGCTATGAGTAGTTCTACAAGTCAAATGCTAGAACAAGATTGGAAAACAGGAAACAAGAATGTAACTATTGAGGGAATTACTTTCTATAATATCCGCTTTAAAATAGAAAATGCTGATGGTATCTCTTTTAATGATTGCATTTTCGATCATGGAGTACGAAAAGCAGGAACGGATAAGAAAGAAACAAATGATGCTTATATACAAATAGTAAATAGTAAAAATATGAAAGTGGAATCGTGTGTTTTTAAAAGAAGAATGAATAATAGTGGGCGGGGTATTTTTGTAAAGCAATCTAATGATACTAAAATTACCAAAAACACATTTGGAGATACAGATGCTACTGCTTATTTCGTAACGGCTATTAATGATAATAGTACTAGAACCCTTATTGAGGAAAATATAATTAATAGAAATGCTTCATGGGTAAACGAGAAGGAAACAGATCATGGTATTTATGCGCATAGTTTTGATGGTTTAGTGATAAAAAATAATACCATTTCAGGGTGGCCAGCGGATGGTACAGGAGGTGCTGTTAAGGCTAGAAATGGTAAAAATTTAACCATTACGGAGAATACCATGAATGATTCCGGAATTATATTGAATGTATATGATAATTTACCTACTAAATATTTAAAAAATGTACTAATCAAGGATAATACAATAACTTTAAAATCAGGTGTTGTATTAAATAATACTTATAGTGGAATTGGATATTGGAAGAATACTGGAGATACTAGTTTTTATGAAGAGTCCATTAAAATAGAAGGAAATACCTTAACAAATGGTTTTTTAAATATCAGCGGCTCACATTTGAATACAGCTAAGTTTAATGAAAATGGAGGGGGAATTTATAATAACACAGCTGCTAAGCTTTCTATTCCCCAAGGGATTACTGAATCTAATAATACGACCATTTAA
- a CDS encoding right-handed parallel beta-helix repeat-containing protein translates to MKNSILKLGAKYMAIGGLLAICSCSSELEKDLPQAKPISRQFAANTLTITAGMDLAGINGILRQAQSGDVIEVEGGVYAITGKLELKDGITLKKQAGAVPVFSARSKTDEMLEQDWNTGNNNVIIQGIIFHNIRFKIENASNTSFSYCIFDYGVRKAGTNKWNNTNDAYIQVTSGANIEIRSCSFKRRMNNSGRGIFVKQSNDTKITKNAFGDTDATAYFVTAINDNSTRTLIEENIINRNASWVNEKETDHGIYAHSFDGLMIKNNTISGWPANGEGGAVKARNGKNLTITENTMNDSGIILNVYKNLPTNYLENVVIVNNKINLKLNTKGNNIYSGIGYWKDTNDVNYYEKSIRIEGNTLTNGFLNISASNLDTANFNENGGGIRNNTAAEFSIPSGIDQSNNTII, encoded by the coding sequence ATGAAAAACTCAATTTTAAAATTAGGTGCAAAATATATGGCCATAGGAGGGTTATTGGCAATATGTTCTTGTAGTTCAGAATTAGAAAAAGATTTGCCGCAAGCAAAACCTATTTCAAGACAGTTTGCGGCAAATACGTTGACTATAACAGCAGGAATGGATCTTGCTGGAATTAATGGGATATTAAGGCAAGCACAATCGGGAGATGTTATAGAAGTAGAAGGCGGAGTTTACGCTATTACAGGGAAACTAGAATTAAAAGATGGAATTACATTGAAAAAGCAAGCAGGTGCGGTTCCTGTTTTTAGTGCGAGATCTAAAACCGATGAAATGTTAGAGCAAGATTGGAATACAGGAAATAATAATGTAATTATTCAAGGGATTATTTTTCACAACATTCGCTTTAAAATAGAAAATGCAAGTAATACTAGTTTTAGTTATTGCATTTTTGATTATGGGGTGAGAAAGGCAGGAACAAATAAATGGAATAATACAAATGATGCTTATATACAAGTTACCAGTGGTGCGAATATAGAAATACGGTCTTGTTCTTTTAAAAGAAGAATGAATAATAGTGGACGGGGTATTTTTGTAAAGCAATCTAATGATACTAAAATTACCAAAAACGCATTTGGAGATACAGATGCTACTGCGTATTTCGTAACGGCTATTAATGATAATAGTACTAGAACTCTTATTGAGGAAAATATAATTAATAGAAATGCTTCATGGGTAAACGAGAAGGAAACAGATCATGGTATTTATGCGCATAGCTTTGATGGTTTAATGATAAAGAATAATACCATTTCAGGATGGCCAGCAAATGGGGAAGGAGGTGCTGTTAAGGCTAGAAATGGTAAAAATTTAACCATTACGGAGAATACCATGAATGATTCCGGAATTATATTGAATGTATATAAAAATTTACCGACAAACTATTTAGAAAATGTAGTAATAGTGAATAATAAAATAAATTTGAAATTGAATACTAAAGGAAATAATATCTATAGTGGAATCGGGTATTGGAAAGATACCAATGATGTTAATTATTATGAGAAGTCCATTAGAATAGAAGGAAATACTTTAACAAATGGTTTTTTAAATATTAGTGCTTCCAATTTAGATACAGCTAATTTTAATGAAAACGGAGGGGGAATTAGAAATAATACAGCAGCTGAGTTTTCTATTCCTTCAGGGATTGACCAGTCTAATAACACGATCATTTAG
- the nrfA gene encoding ammonia-forming cytochrome c nitrite reductase — MKNKVLFIITVIVVFLLGLLASSIVNRKNEARYKYVPQAEIAENEPRNEEWGKNFPAEYQSFLQTEKSDFASFQGGAKMRDMLEEDTRLVVLWAGYGFSKDYNQGRGHQYAVKDIYNTLRTGGPIGKGDGPMPATCWTCKSPDVPRLMNEIGIEAFYKGKWADKGEEIVNPIGCADCHDAETMKLTITRPALVEAFEAMGKDINKATHQEMRSLVCAQCHVEYYFDKKKPGKEGIPYLTFPWKEGMSVEAMEKYYDDMEFKDWTHKLSKAPMLKAQHPGYETYLTGVHADRGVSCADCHMPYKSEGGQKFTDHHIQSPMNNVANSCQVCHREEADKLKANVYERQQKSTESRLKLEDALVRMHIEAKKCWDLGATEKQMQAILQDIRHAQWRWDYAAASHGASFHSPVEIGRVISGGLDIATEGRVKLARLLAELGHNKPVIVPNILTKEKAQEYIGLDIEKLKAEKEIFKKNLLPKWLETAKNREANYDSKEVSIK, encoded by the coding sequence ATGAAAAATAAAGTATTATTTATAATAACGGTAATTGTAGTGTTTCTATTAGGCTTACTAGCTTCAAGTATTGTAAATAGAAAAAATGAAGCGAGGTACAAATATGTTCCTCAAGCAGAAATAGCGGAAAATGAACCAAGAAATGAAGAATGGGGGAAGAACTTCCCAGCAGAATATCAATCTTTTTTACAGACAGAGAAGAGTGATTTTGCATCTTTTCAAGGGGGGGCTAAAATGCGAGATATGTTAGAGGAAGATACGCGTTTGGTAGTACTTTGGGCAGGGTATGGTTTTTCTAAGGATTATAATCAAGGAAGAGGGCATCAATATGCTGTAAAGGATATTTATAATACGTTAAGAACAGGAGGTCCTATAGGAAAAGGAGATGGTCCAATGCCTGCTACTTGTTGGACCTGTAAGAGTCCGGATGTGCCAAGATTGATGAATGAAATAGGAATTGAAGCATTTTATAAAGGAAAGTGGGCAGATAAAGGAGAAGAAATTGTAAACCCTATCGGTTGTGCTGATTGTCATGATGCTGAAACTATGAAATTAACAATAACACGTCCTGCTTTGGTGGAAGCATTTGAAGCAATGGGAAAAGATATCAATAAGGCTACGCATCAAGAAATGCGTTCTTTGGTATGTGCGCAATGTCATGTTGAATATTATTTTGATAAGAAAAAACCAGGTAAAGAAGGGATTCCTTATTTAACATTTCCATGGAAAGAAGGAATGTCAGTAGAAGCTATGGAAAAATACTATGATGATATGGAGTTTAAAGATTGGACGCATAAGTTAAGTAAAGCTCCTATGTTAAAAGCTCAGCATCCAGGCTACGAAACTTATTTAACAGGAGTACACGCTGATAGAGGAGTTTCTTGTGCCGATTGTCATATGCCTTATAAAAGTGAAGGAGGGCAAAAATTTACAGACCATCATATTCAATCACCAATGAATAATGTAGCCAATTCATGTCAAGTTTGCCATAGAGAAGAGGCAGATAAGTTAAAAGCGAATGTATATGAACGTCAGCAAAAATCAACGGAAAGTAGATTGAAATTGGAGGATGCTTTGGTAAGAATGCATATAGAAGCTAAAAAATGTTGGGATTTAGGAGCTACGGAAAAACAAATGCAGGCTATTTTACAAGACATTCGTCATGCACAATGGCGTTGGGATTACGCTGCTGCTTCTCATGGAGCTTCTTTTCATTCGCCTGTGGAAATAGGGAGAGTTATTAGTGGAGGGCTTGATATTGCCACAGAAGGTCGTGTAAAGTTAGCTCGTTTATTGGCCGAATTAGGACATAATAAGCCTGTTATTGTTCCTAATATTTTAACAAAAGAAAAAGCTCAGGAATATATAGGATTGGATATCGAAAAATTAAAAGCAGAAAAGGAGATTTTTAAAAAGAATTTATTACCCAAATGGTTAGAAACAGCTAAAAACCGAGAGGCCAATTACGATAGCAAAGAGGTTTCGATAAAGTAA
- a CDS encoding alginate export family protein translates to MKITKIITVVLMLICVNMYGQLEIDAELRPRVEYRHGYKTLFSDSDNAAMFVSQRTRLKTMYKKEKLIFYVSLQDVRVWGDTPQLNAKDKNGLGLHQVWAELLLHKNFSLKLGRQEIDYDDSRIFGNVNWLQQARSHDLALFKYEKERFKFDLGLGFNQDEEKVVGTNLKTNTYKAIQYAWLHKDWNGFSGSLLFLNNGLQSPNGLKYSQTVGAHLNIDSNYFDIATNLYYQLGKDVLDRKLNAYLLGLEASYRVGVKGKIGLGAELQSGNNSNTSVENNNAFTPFYGTNHKFNGLMDYFYVGNHINNVGLLDVYLKGNFKLCNQSSLAIAVHNFSAAEKLSDDTAKQLGTEIDLIYDYKFTKDVVVKVGYSQMLAAKGMEILKGSSYDNVNNWVWAMVTVKPRLFSTK, encoded by the coding sequence ATGAAAATTACAAAGATTATTACAGTAGTACTTATGCTGATATGTGTGAATATGTATGGGCAGTTAGAAATTGATGCAGAGTTAAGGCCTCGTGTAGAGTATAGGCATGGATATAAAACGCTTTTTTCAGACAGCGATAACGCAGCGATGTTCGTATCACAAAGAACTCGATTAAAAACAATGTACAAAAAGGAAAAGCTAATTTTTTATGTTAGTCTCCAAGACGTAAGGGTTTGGGGAGATACACCTCAATTAAATGCAAAAGATAAAAATGGTTTAGGCCTACATCAGGTTTGGGCAGAGTTATTATTACATAAAAACTTTTCTTTAAAGTTAGGGCGTCAGGAAATAGACTATGATGATAGTAGAATATTTGGAAACGTAAATTGGTTGCAACAAGCAAGAAGTCATGATTTGGCATTATTTAAATATGAAAAAGAGAGATTTAAGTTTGATTTAGGATTAGGGTTTAATCAAGATGAAGAAAAGGTAGTAGGAACTAACTTAAAAACAAATACTTATAAAGCAATCCAATATGCTTGGTTGCATAAGGATTGGAATGGGTTTTCGGGAAGTCTTTTATTCTTAAATAATGGATTACAGTCTCCAAATGGATTAAAATATAGTCAAACTGTAGGAGCTCATTTGAATATAGATAGTAATTATTTTGATATTGCTACTAACTTGTATTACCAATTAGGAAAAGATGTGCTTGATAGAAAATTGAATGCTTATTTGTTAGGATTAGAAGCGAGCTATAGAGTAGGGGTTAAAGGAAAAATAGGATTAGGTGCAGAATTGCAAAGTGGAAATAATTCAAATACTTCAGTAGAAAACAATAATGCATTTACTCCTTTTTATGGAACGAATCATAAGTTTAATGGATTGATGGATTATTTTTATGTAGGAAACCATATAAATAATGTGGGATTATTGGATGTTTATTTGAAAGGTAATTTTAAGCTGTGTAACCAATCATCTTTGGCGATAGCCGTACATAATTTTTCAGCAGCTGAAAAGTTGAGCGATGATACAGCCAAACAATTAGGAACTGAAATTGATTTGATTTATGATTATAAGTTTACTAAAGATGTAGTAGTAAAAGTTGGCTATTCGCAAATGCTTGCGGCTAAAGGAATGGAGATTTTAAAAGGAAGCTCATATGATAACGTCAACAATTGGGTATGGGCAATGGTAACTGTTAAACCAAGACTATTTTCAACAAAATAA
- a CDS encoding DUF542 domain-containing protein, with the protein MKRTVADYVTENIKTAHIFNKYGIHFCCKGEVTIQEVCSERNINVMDLEKELLTVDRVSDLIEDYNKWELNFLMIYLKNVHHVCLRENLHLLSQAIAEILETPQPFHRELKAIGKQFELMKIRLSKIIGEEEEGVISFDKGVGSIEKRKTPVL; encoded by the coding sequence ATGAAAAGAACAGTAGCAGATTATGTTACGGAGAATATAAAAACAGCACATATTTTTAATAAATATGGAATACACTTTTGTTGCAAAGGAGAAGTAACTATTCAAGAAGTTTGTTCAGAACGAAATATAAATGTTATGGACTTAGAAAAAGAGCTACTAACAGTTGATCGAGTAAGTGACCTCATAGAGGATTATAATAAATGGGAACTAAATTTTTTAATGATTTATTTAAAAAATGTACACCATGTATGTCTTAGAGAAAACTTACACTTATTATCTCAAGCTATTGCAGAAATATTGGAGACACCCCAGCCTTTTCATAGGGAATTAAAAGCCATTGGAAAACAATTTGAATTGATGAAAATAAGGCTAAGTAAGATTATAGGTGAAGAAGAAGAGGGTGTTATTTCCTTTGATAAAGGAGTTGGTAGCATTGAAAAAAGAAAAACACCTGTTTTATGA
- the ccsA gene encoding cytochrome c biogenesis protein CcsA, producing the protein MQKIYKLFSSSILALLLLVIYAIAMAMATFIENDYGTAVAWASVYDSWWFEFLQLGLVISFIANIFKYRLYRKEKWAVLLFHLAFIILLLGAGITRYSSYSGIMRIREGETSNVVISDTKLLSVTLIRGEEHTQIRKKLNFSPLKENDFTINKIFQELPIAISFKEYVADASPEVILDSIKGVPLLKMITTGGNERNTIYLKKGEVEKIGSHEHEIGFESDKEGIINIYEKNGLFQIRSPFPVDFFMMENQQAGRIKQDSLQKMSLRTLYRSGDFSFVPTSFHPRGKFKLISTSSKKIENDKSLDDALIITVKVGDEEQEVNILYREGFLPIKHQVDFKNGIKAIISYGAGAIKIPFSIKLNNFELERYPGSSSPSAYTSNLTVVDDNIKFDYRIFMNNVLDYKGFRFFQASYDTDEKGTVLSVNHDFLGTWITYLGYLLMGIGMFFTLFGKASRFQLIQRKLKKVKLKGTISTFVLIFTSLSLLAVNKKDGVPMTSIDSLIRLQQTQLDEEQARFFARLLVQDLDGRIKPINTLASECIRKLSKKSSFKYLISGNTIQLNVSQVFLGMHMAPHIWQRIPIIKVDTGKTKYLLNTIPKGSNGLYSFISFLDKDGNYLLASDVEKANKKKPSERNEFDKEVLKIDERFNILYNLFAGTYLRIFPNKKDEHYTWFSYRHHFNDFTEEDARFAKNILPAYFKDIQERKYEAAYEKLMYIKKYQEILGKEIIPSSKQIEAELWYQNANLNFWLFQILFMTGFMLLIVAVVKMFSNKKKVSFVWNMLIVITLISFLLFTFNLLLRWYIAQHAPWSNGYEMLVFVAWCLLLSGLLSFRKSDFVLPLATLFAGALLFVSYLDWLSPEITNLMPVLKSYWLKIHVATIVSSYAPLALSAVLGLMTLLLISFKTAKTKKIIELKIKELAYINELSMTIGLFTLSVGTFLGGVWANESWGRYWAWDPKETWALISIIVYAIVLHLRFIPKLNNTYTISVASMFAFWSIIMTSFGVNYYLSGLHSYAAGDSVPIPVFVYLIFAIMIGTSIVAFFKEKRKKIKKK; encoded by the coding sequence ATGCAAAAAATATACAAACTATTTTCATCATCAATTCTAGCATTATTGTTATTAGTAATTTACGCAATAGCAATGGCAATGGCAACATTTATTGAAAATGATTATGGAACCGCAGTAGCATGGGCAAGTGTTTATGATTCATGGTGGTTTGAATTCCTACAATTAGGTTTGGTGATTAGTTTTATAGCGAATATTTTTAAGTACCGTTTATATAGAAAAGAAAAATGGGCAGTATTACTATTTCATTTGGCTTTTATAATTTTATTATTAGGTGCTGGAATTACTCGTTATAGTTCTTATAGTGGAATTATGAGGATTCGAGAAGGAGAAACTTCAAATGTCGTAATTTCAGATACAAAGTTATTATCGGTAACTTTGATAAGGGGAGAAGAACATACTCAAATTCGTAAAAAGTTGAACTTTTCGCCTTTAAAAGAAAACGACTTTACTATCAATAAAATATTTCAAGAACTTCCTATTGCTATTTCATTTAAAGAATATGTAGCTGATGCCTCGCCAGAAGTCATTTTAGATAGTATTAAAGGAGTACCCTTGTTAAAAATGATAACTACGGGAGGGAACGAAAGAAATACAATTTATTTAAAAAAGGGTGAAGTTGAGAAAATAGGTAGTCACGAACATGAAATAGGTTTTGAATCTGACAAAGAGGGAATCATTAATATATACGAAAAAAATGGCTTATTTCAAATACGAAGTCCTTTTCCTGTTGACTTCTTTATGATGGAAAACCAACAAGCAGGAAGAATAAAACAAGACAGTTTGCAAAAAATGTCGTTACGTACTTTGTACCGGTCTGGGGATTTCTCATTTGTACCTACTTCGTTTCATCCTAGAGGAAAGTTTAAACTAATAAGCACCTCTTCTAAAAAAATAGAGAATGATAAGAGTTTGGATGATGCATTAATTATAACAGTAAAGGTAGGAGATGAAGAGCAAGAAGTAAATATTTTATACCGAGAAGGTTTTTTACCCATAAAGCATCAAGTTGATTTTAAAAATGGTATAAAAGCAATTATTTCATACGGAGCAGGGGCTATTAAAATACCCTTTTCTATTAAATTAAATAATTTTGAATTAGAGCGCTATCCAGGATCTTCAAGTCCTTCTGCTTATACTAGTAACCTAACTGTTGTAGATGATAATATAAAATTTGACTATCGAATTTTTATGAATAATGTATTGGATTATAAAGGATTTCGTTTTTTTCAGGCAAGTTACGATACTGATGAAAAAGGTACTGTACTCTCTGTTAATCATGATTTTTTAGGAACTTGGATTACTTATTTAGGGTATTTACTCATGGGAATAGGTATGTTTTTTACGCTCTTTGGGAAAGCATCTCGATTTCAATTAATTCAGAGAAAGCTTAAAAAAGTAAAATTGAAAGGAACAATAAGTACATTTGTTTTGATCTTTACAAGTTTATCTTTATTGGCAGTCAATAAAAAAGATGGAGTTCCTATGACCTCAATAGATAGTCTTATACGTTTACAACAAACGCAACTAGATGAGGAACAAGCCAGATTTTTTGCACGATTATTAGTGCAGGATTTAGATGGACGTATAAAACCAATAAATACATTAGCATCTGAATGTATTCGAAAGCTGTCTAAAAAATCAAGCTTTAAGTATCTTATATCAGGAAATACGATACAATTAAATGTAAGTCAAGTTTTCCTAGGAATGCATATGGCTCCTCATATATGGCAGCGCATTCCTATAATTAAAGTAGATACAGGTAAAACCAAATATTTATTGAACACTATACCAAAAGGAAGTAATGGATTGTATTCATTTATTAGCTTTTTAGATAAAGATGGTAATTATTTACTAGCCTCTGATGTAGAGAAAGCCAATAAAAAGAAACCTTCGGAACGCAATGAGTTTGATAAAGAGGTACTAAAAATAGATGAAAGGTTTAATATTTTATACAATTTGTTTGCAGGAACATATTTAAGAATTTTTCCAAATAAAAAAGATGAGCATTACACGTGGTTTAGTTACCGCCATCATTTTAATGATTTTACAGAAGAAGATGCACGTTTTGCGAAAAATATATTGCCAGCTTATTTTAAAGATATACAAGAAAGAAAATATGAAGCAGCTTATGAAAAACTTATGTATATCAAAAAATATCAAGAAATACTAGGTAAAGAGATCATTCCATCATCAAAGCAGATTGAAGCAGAGTTGTGGTATCAGAACGCAAACCTTAATTTTTGGTTATTTCAAATACTTTTTATGACAGGATTTATGTTATTAATAGTGGCGGTTGTTAAAATGTTTTCTAATAAAAAAAAGGTATCTTTTGTATGGAATATGCTTATTGTAATAACATTAATATCATTTTTACTATTTACATTCAACCTTCTTTTAAGATGGTATATCGCTCAACATGCTCCATGGAGCAATGGATATGAAATGTTGGTTTTTGTAGCTTGGTGCTTATTACTAAGTGGTTTATTAAGCTTTAGAAAATCAGATTTTGTACTGCCTTTGGCTACATTGTTTGCAGGTGCCTTATTATTTGTAAGTTATTTAGATTGGTTAAGTCCTGAAATTACAAATCTAATGCCCGTTTTAAAGTCATATTGGCTAAAGATTCATGTAGCAACAATTGTTAGTAGTTATGCTCCATTGGCACTATCGGCAGTTTTGGGTTTGATGACATTGTTGTTAATTTCGTTTAAAACAGCCAAAACAAAGAAAATTATTGAGCTTAAAATTAAAGAACTTGCTTACATCAATGAATTATCCATGACAATCGGACTTTTTACTTTATCGGTAGGCACTTTTTTAGGAGGTGTTTGGGCAAATGAAAGTTGGGGGCGCTATTGGGCTTGGGATCCTAAAGAAACATGGGCTTTAATTAGTATAATAGTGTATGCAATCGTATTACATTTAAGATTTATTCCTAAACTAAATAATACATATACCATTAGTGTGGCTAGTATGTTTGCTTTTTGGTCAATTATTATGACTTCTTTTGGGGTCAATTATTATTTATCGGGTTTACATAGCTATGCAGCAGGAGATTCCGTTCCTATTCCTGTTTTTGTTTATTTAATTTTTGCGATAATGATAGGTACTTCCATAGTTGCATTTTTTAAAGAAAAAAGAAAAAAAATTAAAAAGAAATAA